In one Butyrivibrio proteoclasticus B316 genomic region, the following are encoded:
- a CDS encoding GNAT family N-acetyltransferase, producing the protein MKLIEFNLDRDYDVIKNWVTDERTHAMWCANYFQYPPEKEDFANVLAAKKAQYGDTAYIAALDDDKPVGFFCYSKDDETNRGMLKSVVVDPEYRGKGVAGEMLRLIAKHSFEKTGAKSLWLCVFPENERAKRCYFKAGFKESGTTENAFIYKDESWSRCNMVLKNEYYTRVQ; encoded by the coding sequence ATGAAGCTTATAGAATTCAACCTCGATAGGGACTATGATGTAATTAAAAACTGGGTAACAGATGAAAGAACGCATGCTATGTGGTGCGCAAACTATTTCCAATACCCGCCTGAAAAAGAAGATTTTGCTAATGTCCTTGCAGCGAAAAAAGCGCAATACGGAGATACTGCGTATATAGCAGCTTTGGATGATGACAAGCCAGTGGGGTTCTTTTGCTACTCCAAAGATGACGAGACAAACAGGGGAATGCTCAAGTCTGTTGTGGTTGATCCTGAGTATAGGGGCAAGGGCGTAGCAGGAGAAATGCTACGGCTCATAGCCAAGCATTCTTTTGAGAAAACAGGAGCAAAATCTCTCTGGCTATGCGTGTTTCCGGAAAATGAAAGAGCAAAGAGATGCTATTTCAAGGCCGGGTTTAAAGAAAGTGGTACAACAGAGAATGCCTTTATTTACAAAGATGAATCATGGAGCAGGTGTAACATGGTATTAAAAAATGAGTATTACACAAGAGTACAGTAA
- a CDS encoding HIT family protein, which yields MCGVCERVKETREGKNPFLVKELETGYVVIGDFQHFKGYTLFLYKDHVVELFDLDEETRAKHLHEMTIVAEAVKNAFGAEKMNYECLGNGEGGAHIHWHLFPRRTGDIENYGSNGKGPVWCYPTEKMYSDANRPSSEELEEMKAKLLVELDKLLK from the coding sequence ATGTGCGGTGTATGTGAAAGAGTTAAGGAAACAAGAGAGGGCAAGAATCCATTTCTCGTAAAAGAACTTGAAACCGGCTATGTGGTTATTGGAGATTTCCAGCATTTTAAGGGGTATACATTATTTTTATATAAAGATCACGTTGTAGAGCTCTTTGACCTTGATGAGGAAACAAGAGCCAAGCACTTACATGAAATGACAATAGTTGCAGAAGCAGTTAAGAATGCCTTCGGCGCTGAGAAAATGAATTATGAGTGCCTTGGAAACGGCGAAGGAGGCGCTCACATTCACTGGCATCTTTTCCCAAGAAGAACTGGTGATATAGAGAATTACGGAAGTAACGGCAAAGGCCCAGTCTGGTGCTATCCAACTGAAAAAATGTACTCCGATGCTAACAGACCTTCAAGCGAAGAACTTGAGGAGATGAAAGCTAAGCTCCTTGTTGAACTGGACAAACTGCTTAAGTGA
- a CDS encoding response regulator has protein sequence MKGLKMDKRVLLIGNHKSFMVNAIAKGLEKEGYEVVNCGLSESEVKSIENRPEIYLLYLGDIKLEDSDFLKYINEAIDSERFLLYMIGNQEELSLGVTLIGKEKIQETYLRPLDVKMLAETLDTVVDYSAVDENLKKKILIIDDDGAMLRMMKTWLSVKYRVYMASSGKIALTFLGQNPVDLILLDYEMPVMNGPEVLKEIRNTQAIKHLPVIFLTAKDDKESVMKVVSLKPEKYLLKSMPKEKLTGAIDEFFNQKAKKANT, from the coding sequence ATGAAAGGACTAAAAATGGATAAGCGCGTATTATTAATTGGCAATCATAAGAGTTTTATGGTTAATGCTATTGCCAAGGGACTTGAGAAGGAAGGCTATGAAGTGGTCAATTGCGGCCTTTCTGAAAGTGAAGTTAAGTCCATAGAGAACAGGCCTGAGATATATCTTTTATATCTTGGGGATATTAAACTTGAAGATTCGGATTTTCTTAAGTATATCAATGAAGCAATTGATTCTGAGAGATTTCTTTTATATATGATCGGTAATCAGGAGGAGCTTTCTCTTGGTGTTACTCTGATCGGCAAAGAGAAGATACAGGAGACCTACCTTCGCCCACTTGATGTCAAGATGCTGGCGGAGACACTTGATACTGTTGTGGATTATAGTGCAGTTGATGAGAATCTCAAAAAGAAGATCCTTATTATTGATGATGACGGAGCTATGCTCAGGATGATGAAGACATGGCTTTCTGTTAAGTATAGAGTTTACATGGCAAGTTCAGGCAAGATTGCTCTTACTTTCCTGGGGCAGAACCCGGTAGATCTGATCCTTTTGGATTACGAGATGCCGGTCATGAATGGTCCTGAGGTGTTAAAAGAGATCAGAAATACCCAGGCCATTAAGCATTTACCTGTTATTTTCCTGACTGCCAAGGATGATAAGGAAAGCGTAATGAAGGTTGTTTCACTCAAACCTGAGAAGTACCTCCTTAAGTCCATGCCCAAAGAGAAGCTTACCGGCGCTATTGATGAGTTTTTTAATCAAAAGGCCAAAAAAGCAAATACATAA
- a CDS encoding TraX family protein → MNKKILNSNHLKLIAIIAMTIDHFTDLLYPNFPVEPLPVALHVIGRLTAPIMWFFICEGYHYTRDVKKYMLRLGIFAIISHFAYCFGFGIELNPLKGGIFNRTSVMYPLFIAVVVLYIGEHVNVLKTWQKFIIQFILVWSAFPADWSCIAVLAIVDMYVRRGNLEKQMLKIIQWVTVYALVSYFFVSKAYAFVMLGVLLVYPVLKLYNGERGKAKWMKWFFYIYYPLHLIILGILRILIYGNVNICL, encoded by the coding sequence ATGAACAAGAAAATTCTTAATTCCAATCACTTAAAACTGATTGCCATAATTGCTATGACAATCGATCATTTCACGGATCTTTTGTATCCGAATTTTCCTGTAGAGCCATTGCCAGTTGCGCTCCATGTTATCGGGCGACTTACAGCACCTATCATGTGGTTCTTTATCTGCGAAGGCTATCACTATACAAGAGATGTAAAAAAATATATGCTGCGCCTGGGTATTTTTGCGATCATATCCCACTTTGCATATTGCTTTGGCTTCGGAATCGAGCTTAATCCGCTTAAAGGTGGCATCTTCAACAGGACAAGCGTAATGTATCCGCTGTTTATAGCGGTGGTTGTCCTGTATATCGGGGAACATGTCAATGTTCTAAAGACATGGCAGAAGTTTATTATTCAGTTCATTCTCGTATGGAGTGCCTTTCCTGCTGACTGGAGCTGTATTGCAGTACTTGCGATCGTTGATATGTATGTTCGCCGCGGCAATCTTGAGAAGCAGATGCTCAAGATTATCCAGTGGGTTACAGTTTATGCGCTTGTATCATACTTCTTTGTGAGCAAGGCTTATGCTTTTGTAATGCTAGGCGTACTGCTGGTATATCCTGTGCTTAAGCTATACAACGGCGAGCGTGGCAAGGCTAAATGGATGAAGTGGTTTTTCTATATTTATTATCCGCTTCATCTGATAATACTTGGAATTCTGAGAATTCTGATTTATGGAAATGTGAATATTTGTCTGTAA
- a CDS encoding HAD family hydrolase: MKNYDAVVFDMDGVIFDSERAIMECWIEQAEKMGMEFMEEHFHACIGVNLQKTREIMLKAYGEDFPFDEFDKQASALFHAKYDGGRLPIKSGVREILDYLKSSNKKIALATSTKKTSVIRRLSEAGLLEYFDEIVTGDMVTHSKPHPEIYLFACEKIGVKPEDAYAIEDSYNGIRSATSGGLRTIMVPDILPANDEMHELAETILNDLNEVIEYLDKM; this comes from the coding sequence ATGAAAAATTATGATGCAGTAGTTTTTGATATGGATGGAGTTATTTTTGACTCCGAAAGAGCAATCATGGAATGCTGGATAGAGCAGGCTGAGAAGATGGGCATGGAATTTATGGAAGAACATTTCCATGCTTGCATCGGTGTGAATCTTCAGAAGACACGAGAAATCATGCTCAAGGCTTATGGAGAGGACTTTCCTTTTGATGAGTTTGATAAGCAGGCTTCAGCTCTTTTCCACGCTAAATATGATGGCGGCAGGCTCCCAATAAAGAGCGGAGTTCGCGAGATCCTTGATTATCTTAAGAGTTCTAACAAGAAGATTGCCTTGGCGACTTCAACCAAGAAGACATCAGTTATCAGGCGTCTAAGTGAAGCTGGGCTTTTAGAATACTTTGATGAGATTGTTACGGGTGACATGGTGACTCACAGTAAGCCTCATCCTGAGATATACCTTTTTGCTTGTGAGAAAATAGGAGTTAAGCCAGAAGATGCTTATGCGATTGAGGACTCTTATAACGGAATCCGTTCTGCAACTTCGGGAGGCCTACGGACGATCATGGTTCCAGATATCCTTCCTGCCAACGATGAAATGCATGAGCTGGCGGAGACAATCCTGAATGACCTGAATGAGGTAATTGAATATTTAGATAAAATGTAA
- a CDS encoding phosphoglycerate mutase family protein: MKIYFARHGQTDWNILRKVQGTTDIPLNETGMLQANELCQYLQDNHISFAKIYTSYQIRARQTAQIIDWHFHTGFEVVNGLEEMNLGLFEALDNILEQYDTSSDQNLLIISHGAVIMTLIAMNNNIPFEQSHTIAVENARPIEFTIEELYEIKRRLN; this comes from the coding sequence ATGAAAATATATTTTGCCAGACATGGACAAACTGATTGGAATATTCTGAGAAAAGTACAGGGAACCACGGATATTCCGCTAAATGAAACCGGGATGCTTCAGGCTAATGAGCTGTGCCAGTATCTGCAGGACAACCATATTTCTTTTGCCAAGATCTACACAAGCTATCAGATTCGTGCCAGGCAGACTGCGCAGATAATTGACTGGCACTTCCACACAGGCTTTGAGGTCGTAAACGGTTTGGAAGAGATGAACCTTGGCCTGTTTGAGGCACTAGACAATATCCTTGAACAATATGATACCTCTTCAGACCAGAACCTTTTGATTATTTCTCATGGCGCAGTTATTATGACTTTAATAGCTATGAACAATAATATTCCGTTTGAGCAATCGCACACCATTGCTGTTGAGAATGCAAGGCCAATTGAATTTACTATTGAAGAACTTTATGAGATAAAAAGACGTCTCAATTGA
- a CDS encoding DegV family protein, giving the protein MVKVLSDSTCDLSQELIKKYDIGIIPLYVRLGDAEYLDGVNIYPEQLYKWSDEHGETPKTAAPGIDDISKYLDPASSDEYIIFTISSSMSASYNNVKLAAEDMDMSDRVHVIDSANLSTGIGLLVVRAAELVKEGKTAEEIVAEIEALKGKVRASFVIDTLVYLHRGGRCSGLAALLGTALKLHPRIAVADGAMHPEKKYRGSSKKYVLDYVKDMENDLRNARPERVFITHSGCDRDIVKNVKEYLEGLGIFAEILETRAGSVVSSHCGPGTLGVLFIAR; this is encoded by the coding sequence ATGGTAAAAGTATTGTCAGATAGTACGTGCGATCTGTCGCAGGAATTGATTAAAAAATACGATATTGGAATAATTCCACTTTACGTAAGACTAGGAGATGCTGAATATTTAGATGGAGTCAATATTTATCCGGAACAACTCTACAAATGGTCTGATGAACATGGTGAGACGCCCAAGACGGCTGCACCTGGCATAGATGATATTTCTAAATATCTGGATCCGGCAAGCTCTGATGAGTACATCATATTTACTATCTCTTCTTCTATGTCAGCAAGCTATAACAATGTGAAGCTCGCCGCAGAAGATATGGATATGTCTGACAGGGTTCATGTCATTGATTCGGCAAACCTTTCAACAGGAATCGGACTTTTGGTGGTACGTGCTGCGGAGCTGGTAAAAGAGGGAAAAACTGCAGAAGAGATTGTTGCGGAAATAGAGGCTCTTAAAGGTAAAGTTCGTGCCAGTTTTGTTATAGATACCCTTGTATATTTGCATAGGGGAGGGCGCTGCTCAGGACTTGCTGCACTTTTGGGTACTGCACTTAAGCTTCATCCGCGCATAGCGGTAGCTGACGGTGCTATGCATCCGGAAAAGAAATATCGCGGATCAAGTAAGAAATATGTACTTGATTATGTAAAGGATATGGAAAATGATCTACGAAATGCAAGACCGGAGCGAGTATTTATAACCCACTCCGGATGCGATAGAGATATAGTTAAAAATGTAAAAGAATACCTGGAGGGCCTTGGAATTTTTGCCGAAATTCTCGAGACCAGAGCAGGAAGTGTTGTTTCATCTCACTGTGGTCCGGGTACTCTGGGCGTGCTGTTCATTGCTAGATAG
- the pyrF gene encoding orotidine-5'-phosphate decarboxylase, whose translation MISRLVDRIVDTGAPIVVGLDPKLSFIPDRIKDKAFEEKGVSLEGAAEAFWQYNKEIIDSIYDIVPAVKPQIAMYEELGIPGLITFKKTVEYCKEKGLIVIGDIKRGDIGSTSESYAVGHLGSIKIGEETFRGFDEDFATVNPYLGSDGVKPFISVCNREDKGIFVLVKTSNPSSGEFQDRIIDGRPLYEHVGEQVEKWGLESMDGSYSNVGAVVGATYPEMGKVLREIMPHAYILVPGYGAQGGKGKDLVHFFNKDGLGAIVNSSRGIIAAWQNENYKQFADGQVGDAARAAVFRYEKRHCGCT comes from the coding sequence ATGATATCCAGGTTAGTAGACAGAATTGTAGACACAGGAGCACCTATTGTAGTGGGACTTGATCCCAAGCTTTCATTTATTCCGGACAGGATTAAGGACAAGGCTTTTGAGGAAAAGGGAGTTAGTCTCGAAGGCGCTGCAGAAGCTTTCTGGCAGTACAACAAAGAGATTATTGACAGCATTTATGACATTGTTCCAGCTGTTAAACCACAGATTGCCATGTATGAAGAGCTTGGCATCCCGGGACTTATTACTTTCAAGAAGACAGTTGAGTACTGTAAGGAAAAGGGTCTTATAGTTATCGGCGATATCAAAAGAGGCGACATTGGTTCTACTTCCGAATCCTACGCTGTTGGTCATCTTGGAAGCATCAAGATTGGCGAAGAGACCTTTAGAGGCTTCGATGAAGACTTTGCTACAGTTAATCCATACCTTGGATCTGATGGTGTTAAACCTTTCATTTCAGTTTGTAATAGAGAAGACAAGGGTATTTTCGTTCTGGTCAAGACATCTAACCCTTCAAGCGGCGAGTTTCAGGATCGTATCATAGATGGCAGACCTCTCTACGAGCACGTTGGAGAGCAGGTCGAAAAATGGGGACTTGAATCTATGGACGGTTCTTATAGTAATGTTGGTGCGGTAGTAGGTGCTACTTATCCTGAGATGGGCAAGGTTCTGAGAGAAATCATGCCTCATGCATACATTCTTGTTCCCGGTTACGGCGCCCAGGGCGGTAAGGGCAAGGATCTCGTACATTTCTTTAACAAGGACGGACTTGGTGCAATTGTTAATTCTTCCCGCGGCATTATCGCTGCATGGCAGAACGAGAATTACAAGCAGTTTGCAGATGGTCAGGTTGGAGACGCTGCAAGAGCAGCAGTCTTTCGATATGAAAAAAGACATTGCGGATGCACTTAA